Proteins encoded by one window of Ruminococcaceae bacterium R-25:
- a CDS encoding RNA polymerase sigma-70 factor (ECF subfamily) — protein sequence MRNDEVVRLFDLYANDLYRFALSYLGSKQDAEDTVQDIYLKLLSKSLLLRKDREKAYLMKMTANACKDLLDSPVRKTGVDLESTSEEIYCSYDFTDDDKVVFEALMKLEPTLRLPIHLFYFGDYSYKEIAKILSLSESAVAMRIKRGKEQLRGLLEN from the coding sequence GTGAGAAACGACGAAGTCGTCAGATTGTTTGATCTGTATGCTAACGATCTTTATCGTTTTGCTCTCTCGTATCTTGGGTCAAAACAGGATGCTGAAGATACAGTTCAGGATATATATCTTAAACTGCTCAGCAAATCACTGCTTTTGCGAAAAGATCGAGAGAAAGCTTATTTGATGAAGATGACGGCAAATGCCTGCAAAGATCTTCTTGACTCACCTGTTAGAAAAACGGGTGTGGATCTTGAATCGACTTCTGAGGAAATCTATTGTTCCTATGATTTTACTGATGATGACAAAGTGGTTTTCGAAGCTTTAATGAAGCTTGAGCCGACTCTTAGGTTACCGATACACCTTTTTTATTTTGGTGACTACTCTTACAAGGAAATAGCTAAGATCCTGAGCCTTTCAGAATCAGCAGTTGCCATGAGGATCAAGAGAGGCAAAGAGCAGTTAAGAGGATTATTGGAGAACTGA